One window of Candidatus Mycobacterium wuenschmannii genomic DNA carries:
- a CDS encoding amino acid adenylation domain-containing protein, which translates to MALSPLQEGLYSLTALADFTEGEPADDPYVIGMSADVFGTLDVALLRDCAAKMLVRHPNLRASFFSRGIARPVQIVPSRVDLPWRDVVATEAEIEAIELDERRRPFDLERLPALRFLLIELPDARWRLTITAHHIVIDGWSLPVFVAEMMILYRAGGDLGALPIAPRPYRDYIGWLAGRDQEASQRVWRDHLAELPGPTLVAAAFGGEDAARTATRLPQSTELRLDAAATDRLVTGARSRGVTLNTLLQMAWATIVSRLTDRDDVVFGVTVSGRPAELAGVETMVGLFINTVPLRVRLDPSASVGEQSRAVQRDSALLRDHSYLGHAQLRAMGGVGEMYDTLLVYENFPTGAMTSGDQLAGTGVTFEPAAVASLTHFPIVLAAHMDDGQLVLMVEVIDGAIGHTTAETLGGRLRDTADRLLQHWDRPLSEVSVLTAEEVAPLGTGVAKPATAQGIHTRFAAVAGRTPDSPAVTWAGGAMTYRELDEAANRLAGALAARGATAETPIAIRLPRGPRYVVAILAVLKAGAMYVPLEPGMPAERVDSILRQSGAGIVIDESFDAADGPADFEPVDVDPGRAAYVVFTSGTTGEPKGVIGTHAAVNAYADDHLDHVLRPAAARLARPLRIAHAWSFAFDAAWQPLVALLDGHVVHVVDEQTQTDAEALVAAIAEHGVDMIDTTPSMFAQLRSAGLLGRVPLAVLALGGEALGGSSWSYIRAECARTAMTAFNCYGPTETTVEAVVAAIDRHDEPSIGHPTGHTRGYVLDSALRPVAHGVAGELYLGGAQLVRGYLGRAPETVQRFIADPFVRGERMYRTGDLVRRHPDGSIQYIGRADAQVKIRGHRVEPGEVAVVLEAQQGVRQAHVAVRHRHGVPRLVAYVAGHDVSVNELRGSLVARLPRYMVPQRIVLVDEIPLTGNGKLDETALAAIDVDDQPDQGHAAPETATESALAEVLVDLLQIERINVDADFFELGIDSIVALSIVHAARARGIPLRPRLILQAGTLRELAALIDAGEQEPQPDSRTREHSSEPIQPVPIVSWVYEYGNFRRFSQSVVITLPPDVTSDRLETALQAVLDRHDMLRGLLEDTDSGHRLTTRPPGSVRAGEILQRVAGPPASTLAAHAEAVIDTINPAAGAMIRALWCDAEGDGASCLLLVVHHLATDAVSWYVLLAALSEAFAASSGGAPVELAPEYTTYREWAQLLDNRSRHTDLSAQRQHWVDQLAPADPALGSRLPDPSRDTWASLRTSETRSSVADTQEMLDRISAAGSGIGVREFLLAAVTLTLTTWRVRRGDDTRDGVLIALEGHGREDALFDGDVDTSATVGWFTNVFPVRFGAVTDPLDIDAASADTARARGLVTEVAQRLAAVPNGGLDYGLLRYSRRDAELVDARHPQVEFNYLGRLDMTPRFDDGNAWTLVSDPELTLAIPLATEPELPLRYTFDVIAVVQATPSGPQLLTNWIYSDLLTTEQEATELGAIWRQAITTLGEAL; encoded by the coding sequence ATGGCGCTGAGTCCTCTTCAGGAGGGCCTCTATTCGCTGACGGCACTGGCCGACTTCACCGAGGGCGAGCCCGCCGACGACCCGTATGTGATCGGCATGTCCGCCGACGTATTCGGCACCCTGGATGTCGCGCTGCTACGCGACTGCGCGGCGAAGATGTTGGTCCGCCACCCGAATCTGCGGGCGAGTTTCTTCAGCCGGGGGATTGCCCGTCCGGTGCAGATCGTGCCGTCGCGGGTCGACCTGCCGTGGCGCGACGTGGTGGCGACCGAAGCCGAGATCGAGGCGATCGAACTCGACGAGCGGCGCCGGCCGTTCGACCTCGAGCGGCTGCCGGCGCTGCGCTTCCTGCTCATCGAATTGCCCGATGCGCGTTGGCGTTTGACGATCACCGCGCACCACATCGTGATCGACGGCTGGTCGTTGCCGGTGTTCGTCGCCGAGATGATGATCCTCTACCGCGCCGGTGGTGACCTCGGTGCGCTGCCGATCGCGCCGCGTCCGTACCGCGATTACATCGGCTGGCTCGCCGGCCGGGATCAGGAAGCCAGCCAACGGGTCTGGCGCGACCACCTGGCCGAGTTGCCCGGTCCGACACTGGTGGCTGCCGCGTTCGGTGGCGAGGACGCCGCCCGGACGGCCACCCGGCTGCCGCAGAGCACCGAGCTGCGTCTGGATGCGGCGGCCACCGACCGCCTCGTCACGGGCGCGCGGTCGCGCGGAGTCACGCTCAACACGCTCCTGCAGATGGCGTGGGCGACTATCGTGTCGCGGCTGACCGACCGCGACGACGTGGTGTTCGGCGTGACGGTGTCCGGTCGGCCCGCCGAGTTGGCCGGCGTCGAGACCATGGTCGGCCTGTTCATCAACACCGTGCCGCTGCGGGTGCGCCTGGACCCCAGCGCTTCGGTCGGCGAGCAGAGCCGTGCGGTGCAACGTGATTCGGCACTCCTGCGCGACCATAGCTACCTCGGCCATGCGCAGCTGCGGGCGATGGGTGGTGTCGGCGAAATGTATGACACCCTGCTCGTCTACGAGAACTTCCCGACCGGCGCCATGACGTCCGGCGATCAACTGGCCGGCACCGGCGTCACCTTCGAGCCCGCCGCGGTGGCCAGCCTCACCCATTTCCCCATCGTGCTCGCCGCGCACATGGACGACGGGCAACTGGTCCTGATGGTCGAGGTGATCGACGGGGCGATCGGACACACCACCGCGGAAACGCTCGGGGGCCGACTGCGAGACACCGCCGATCGGCTGCTGCAGCACTGGGACCGGCCGCTGAGCGAGGTGAGTGTGCTGACGGCCGAAGAGGTCGCCCCGCTCGGCACCGGTGTAGCGAAACCTGCGACGGCGCAAGGTATTCACACTCGCTTCGCCGCGGTTGCCGGCCGGACGCCCGACAGCCCGGCGGTGACCTGGGCCGGCGGGGCGATGACCTATCGCGAACTCGACGAGGCCGCCAACCGGCTCGCCGGGGCGTTGGCGGCTCGTGGCGCGACCGCCGAGACCCCGATCGCCATCAGGCTTCCCCGCGGACCGCGCTACGTCGTGGCGATCCTGGCGGTGTTGAAAGCCGGCGCGATGTACGTGCCGCTGGAGCCGGGAATGCCGGCCGAGCGGGTGGATTCCATCCTGCGTCAGAGTGGCGCCGGCATCGTCATCGACGAGAGTTTCGACGCGGCCGACGGGCCCGCCGACTTCGAGCCTGTCGACGTCGATCCCGGTCGTGCCGCCTACGTGGTGTTCACCTCGGGCACCACCGGAGAACCCAAGGGCGTCATTGGAACTCACGCGGCGGTCAACGCTTATGCCGATGACCACCTGGACCATGTACTGCGGCCCGCCGCAGCCAGGCTCGCCCGCCCGCTGCGCATCGCGCACGCCTGGTCCTTCGCTTTCGACGCGGCGTGGCAGCCGCTGGTCGCGCTGCTCGACGGCCACGTTGTCCACGTCGTGGACGAACAGACGCAGACCGACGCCGAGGCCCTGGTCGCCGCGATCGCCGAGCACGGTGTAGACATGATCGACACCACGCCGTCGATGTTCGCCCAACTACGGTCGGCCGGTTTGCTGGGCCGGGTGCCCCTGGCCGTCCTGGCGCTGGGCGGCGAAGCCCTCGGCGGCAGTTCCTGGTCGTACATCCGCGCAGAGTGCGCGCGAACCGCGATGACGGCGTTCAACTGCTACGGCCCCACCGAGACCACGGTCGAGGCGGTGGTGGCCGCCATCGACCGGCACGACGAACCGTCGATCGGGCACCCGACCGGCCATACCCGCGGTTATGTACTGGACTCCGCGCTGCGCCCGGTCGCCCACGGCGTCGCGGGGGAGTTGTATCTCGGTGGCGCGCAACTGGTTCGGGGCTACCTCGGCCGCGCGCCGGAAACCGTGCAACGCTTCATCGCCGACCCCTTTGTCCGCGGCGAGCGGATGTACCGGACCGGTGATCTGGTGCGCCGACACCCGGACGGGTCGATCCAGTACATCGGTCGCGCGGATGCGCAGGTGAAGATTCGCGGCCACCGGGTCGAGCCCGGCGAGGTCGCCGTCGTGCTGGAAGCGCAGCAGGGTGTGCGGCAGGCCCATGTCGCGGTGCGGCACCGCCACGGCGTTCCGCGGCTGGTCGCCTACGTCGCCGGCCACGACGTGTCGGTGAACGAATTGCGGGGCAGCCTGGTCGCCCGGCTGCCGCGCTACATGGTCCCGCAGCGCATCGTGCTCGTCGACGAGATTCCGTTGACCGGCAACGGAAAATTGGACGAAACCGCGTTGGCGGCAATCGATGTGGACGACCAGCCGGACCAGGGCCACGCGGCGCCCGAGACCGCCACCGAGTCCGCTCTCGCCGAGGTGCTCGTCGACCTCCTTCAAATCGAGCGGATCAACGTCGACGCAGACTTCTTCGAGCTCGGCATCGACAGCATCGTCGCGCTCTCGATCGTGCACGCGGCGCGCGCGCGTGGCATCCCGCTGCGACCGCGCCTCATCCTGCAGGCCGGCACCCTGCGTGAACTCGCGGCGTTGATCGACGCCGGCGAGCAGGAGCCACAACCGGATTCGCGCACCAGAGAGCATTCGTCCGAACCGATCCAGCCGGTGCCGATCGTCTCGTGGGTGTACGAATACGGAAACTTCCGGCGGTTCAGCCAATCCGTGGTGATCACCCTGCCGCCCGACGTGACGTCGGATCGCTTGGAGACAGCTCTGCAGGCGGTGCTGGACCGGCACGACATGCTGCGGGGTCTGCTGGAGGACACCGACTCCGGACACCGGCTGACTACCCGGCCACCGGGTTCCGTGCGCGCCGGCGAGATCCTGCAAAGGGTGGCGGGGCCGCCCGCCTCGACACTGGCCGCTCATGCCGAAGCCGTTATCGACACCATCAATCCCGCTGCGGGCGCGATGATTCGGGCACTGTGGTGCGACGCCGAGGGCGACGGTGCGAGTTGCCTCCTGCTGGTCGTCCACCATCTCGCGACCGACGCGGTGTCGTGGTACGTCCTGCTGGCCGCGCTGTCGGAGGCCTTCGCGGCGTCGTCGGGCGGGGCGCCGGTCGAGTTGGCGCCGGAGTACACGACTTACCGCGAATGGGCGCAACTGCTGGACAACCGGTCGCGGCACACCGATCTATCGGCTCAGCGGCAGCACTGGGTGGACCAACTCGCACCGGCCGATCCGGCGCTCGGGTCGCGACTGCCCGATCCGTCGCGCGACACCTGGGCGTCGCTGCGGACGAGTGAGACGCGCTCCAGCGTCGCCGACACCCAAGAGATGCTCGACCGGATCTCCGCTGCGGGTTCCGGGATCGGTGTCCGCGAATTCCTCTTGGCCGCAGTGACATTGACGCTCACCACGTGGCGCGTGCGTCGCGGCGACGACACCCGCGACGGGGTGCTGATCGCGCTGGAGGGCCACGGCCGGGAGGACGCGCTGTTCGACGGCGACGTCGACACCTCCGCCACGGTCGGTTGGTTCACCAACGTGTTCCCGGTGCGATTCGGGGCGGTGACGGACCCGCTGGACATCGACGCGGCATCCGCCGACACCGCTCGGGCGCGCGGGCTCGTGACCGAGGTCGCGCAACGGTTGGCGGCCGTACCCAACGGCGGCCTGGACTATGGGCTGCTGCGGTATTCGCGCCGAGACGCGGAGTTGGTGGACGCCCGGCACCCACAGGTGGAGTTCAATTACCTTGGCCGCCTGGACATGACGCCACGGTTCGACGACGGTAATGCGTGGACCCTGGTGTCGGACCCGGAGTTGACGCTGGCGATACCGTTGGCTACCGAGCCGGAACTGCCGCTGCGCTACACCTTCGACGTGATCGCGGTGGTGCAGGCGACCCCGTCGGGTCCGCAGTTGCTGACCAACTGGATATACAGCGACTTGCTCACCACCGAGCAAGAAGCGACCGAGCTGGGCGCCATCTGGCGCCAGGCGATTACCACTCTCGGAGAAGCCCTGTGA